A genome region from Dreissena polymorpha isolate Duluth1 chromosome 16, UMN_Dpol_1.0, whole genome shotgun sequence includes the following:
- the LOC127862158 gene encoding galactosylceramide sulfotransferase-like, translated as MRRNARIILALLLASTLALVVPVYYQGLWRLFVRVSDDDLSQLRQRSLVFIKVHKTGSSTIANILQRYGHRNELNFALPNKTVGEIRYNYFGGIGGTLDRSKMIPSKRSHPNSGFNILFNHVIYNWTAFVEIFPPNNSSYVTMIREPVSHFESSLLYFVHDNIFNVATENTTAYLENPAAYEPKDAYISFTNNRQALDLGIPPRQLRNAKYVETYIKVLDKTMDLVMITEYFDESLIMLKRKFSLQLRDIIYIHKNKKYQSFDFKFSSHDLALLREWLLADDMIYQHFHLKFYLALKNEPLIMEETVHFKQVLEKTWRFCEGTEHTNRLLIKESQWNTRFELTALDCAYMNLSELDFLNKLLHDR; from the exons ATGAGAAGAAATGC CCGCATTATTTTGGCGCTACTTCTTGCATCGACACTTGCGTTGGTTGTTCCAGTGTACTACCAAGGATTATGGCGATTATTTGTACGAGTCAGCGATGATGATCTTAGTCAGCTAAGACAACGATCGCTAGTGTTCATCAAAGTTCACAAGACCGGTAGTTCCACTATAGCCAACATCTTGCAGCGTTACGGTCATAGGAACGAGTTGAATTTCGCTTTGCCGAATAAGACCGTTGGGGAAATCAGATACAATTACTTTGGAGGTATTGGGGGAACATTGGATCGATCGAAAATGATACCGTCAAAAAGAAGCCATCCGAATAGCGGatttaacattttattcaatCACGTTATCTACAATTGGACAGCGTTTGTTGAAATATTCCCGCCAAATAACAGTAGTTACGTCACAATGATTCGGGAACCGGTGTCGCATTTTGAATCGTCCCTCTTGTATTTTGTCCACGACAATATTTTCAATGTTGCCACAGAAAACACCACAGCATACTTGGAGAATCCGGCGGCCTACGAACCTAAGGACGCTTACATTTCGTTTACAAACAATCGGCAGGCGTTAGATCTTGGTATTCCTCCGCGGCAACTGAGGAACGCGAAATACGTGGAGACGTACATTAAAGTGCTCGATAAAACTATGGATCTGGTCATGATAACGGAATATTTTGATGAATCGTTGATCATGCTTAAACGGAAGTTTTCTCTACAGCTTCGGGATATTATTTACATTCACAAAAACAAAAAGTACCAAAGTTTTGATTTTAAATTCAGCAGCCATGACCTGGCTTTGTTGAGGGAGTGGTTGTTAGCAGACGACATGATTTaccaacattttcatttaaaattttacCTGGCGCTAAAAAACGAACCTCTGATCATGGAAGAGACGGTTCATTTTAAACAAGTTTTGGAGAAAACGTGGAGATTTTGCGAAGGAACCGAACATACAAATCGCCTGCTTATAAAAGAATCTCAATGGAATACCCGCTTTGAATTAACGGCATTGGACTGTGCGTACATGAACCTGAGTGaacttgattttttaaataaacttttgCACGACCGTTGA